From one Alphaproteobacteria bacterium genomic stretch:
- a CDS encoding TadE/TadG family type IV pilus assembly protein, whose translation MMRLSDHFVRCLQCTRGAALTEFILIVPMMALMLAGVVEATAMLRLDRKLQNAAYATADLTTQKPLLQNTRLADIFSAADLVIQPYLEQGLSVGISSVKFDPDDGTPSVDWVESLRGGTVANAIGLAAGLGTPGSSVVIVRAQYTYTPLFGDLVFGNIHLEEVAFAHPRRSASIARE comes from the coding sequence ATGATGCGATTATCCGATCATTTTGTCCGGTGTCTGCAATGCACGCGTGGCGCGGCGCTGACCGAATTCATCCTCATCGTGCCAATGATGGCGCTGATGCTGGCAGGTGTGGTGGAGGCGACCGCGATGCTGCGCCTCGACCGGAAGCTGCAGAACGCCGCCTATGCGACCGCGGATCTGACAACCCAGAAACCGCTCCTGCAAAATACCCGGCTGGCGGACATATTCTCCGCGGCCGATCTTGTCATTCAGCCATACTTGGAACAGGGGCTTTCGGTCGGTATTTCCAGCGTCAAATTCGATCCCGATGACGGTACGCCGAGTGTCGATTGGGTGGAAAGCCTGCGGGGAGGCACGGTCGCGAATGCAATCGGCCTGGCCGCCGGGTTGGGGACGCCGGGAAGCAGCGTCGTCATTGTCCGCGCGCAATACACCTATACGCCCCTGTTCGGGGACCTTGTGTTCGGCAACATCCATCTTGAAGAAGTCGCTTTCGCACATCCGCGGCGCAGCGCGTCGATTGCGCGGGAATGA
- a CDS encoding TadE/TadG family type IV pilus assembly protein → MKLLRSTSGGMMVEFAFVAPFVILLMVSTVEVGVTLFVGAALEGAAEAAARQIRTGQVQVAANPLEAFRSRLCAELFNLIECNEVAFDVRKFDDFASVDTTLEFDEEGQLVDAAFAPGDSGEITIIRVLYRWQYMTPLVAQALSSDGTGSTVLMATMAFQNEPYELGG, encoded by the coding sequence ATGAAACTCCTGCGGTCGACTTCCGGCGGCATGATGGTGGAGTTCGCCTTCGTCGCGCCGTTTGTCATTCTGTTGATGGTATCGACGGTCGAAGTCGGGGTGACGCTGTTTGTCGGCGCGGCGCTGGAAGGCGCGGCGGAAGCGGCGGCGCGGCAGATCCGGACCGGTCAGGTTCAGGTCGCCGCCAACCCGCTGGAGGCTTTCCGCAGCAGGCTTTGCGCCGAGTTGTTCAACCTGATCGAATGCAATGAAGTGGCATTCGACGTCCGTAAGTTCGACGATTTTGCATCGGTCGATACGACCCTGGAGTTCGACGAGGAAGGGCAACTGGTCGATGCCGCCTTTGCGCCGGGCGACAGCGGTGAAATCACCATCATACGGGTTCTGTACCGTTGGCAGTATATGACGCCCCTTGTGGCGCAGGCTTTGTCTTCCGATGGAACCGGCAGCACGGTGCTGATGGCGACCATGGCTTTCCAGAACGAACCGTATGAGTTGGGCGGATGA